The Oryzias melastigma strain HK-1 linkage group LG3, ASM292280v2, whole genome shotgun sequence genome contains a region encoding:
- the LOC112160599 gene encoding C-type lectin domain family 18 member A, with protein MGSAAAAPLGLDGFLFLLAFFSTDSSGAQTPPATGLGIKERSLIVALHNRLRSQVRPMAANMQTMEWDGRLAILAEKQGTLCRADPSPHNGSFSRHIGWNTHLSARLIASFSDIIDAWFEEGNDFIFLSGKCRENATCRHYTKLVWATSSHVGCASQLCLRDGGLWEIFVCAYYPGGNWEVNGKLVSPYKVDVSCSLCTSSMSGCFRLWDHVGGLCEVPKNPCRMSCGQHGHLNVSSCKCKCDVGFTGRFCQVRCSMQCVHGRFKEEECSCLCDVGYGGAECAEKVSFPLHSCDLMIDGACYTVSSEADSYYGAQSHCQSLGGILAEIHSQKVQDILAFYLSELQASNEVTHADSETGNFWIGLTYKFPKDSFRWDSGESLQFSSFAFRQPDSQGFGNCVELHAVSAFDWNDQRCKTQNRYICQHGKIPPGETG; from the exons ATGgggtcagcagcagcagctcctctgggTTTGGATGGGTTTTTATTTCTCCTGGCCTTCTTCTCCACAGATTCATCAGGCGCACAAACTCCTCCTGCCACCG GACTCGGGATAAAGGAGCGCTCTCTGATTGTTGCTCTGCACAATAGGCTGCGCAGCCAGGTCAGACCTATGGCAGCTAACATGCAAACAATG GAGTGGGATGGGAGGCTGGCTATTCTTGCAGAGAAGCAGGGTACGTTGTGCCGCGCAGACCCGTCCCCTCATAACGGATCATTTTCCCGTCACATCGGCTGGAACACGCATCTCTCTGCCCGTCTCATCGCCTCGTTTTCAGACATCATTGATGCCTGGTTTGAAGAAGGAAatgattttatctttttgagTGGGAAATGCAGAGAGAATGCAACGTGTCGGCACTACACTAAG CTTGTTTGGGCCACTTCAAGCCACGTTGGCTGTGCCAGCCAGCTGTGTCTAAGGGATGGAGGCCTCTgggaaatatttgtttgtgcATATTACCCTGG GGGGAACTGGGAGGTTAATGGTAAGCTGGTGAGCCCCTACAAGGTGGATGTGTCCTGCTCCCTCTGCACCTCTTCTATGTCTGGCTGCTTTAGACTGTGGGACCACGTTGGTGGATTATGTG AGGTTCCAAAGAACCCATGTCGGATGAGCTGTGGTCAACACGGTCATCTCAATGTGTCATCCTGCAAGTGCAAGTGTGATGTGGGGTTCACTGGACGCTTCTGTCAGG TCCGATGCAGCATGCAGTGTGTTCATGGACGATTCAAAGAAGAGGAATGCTCCTGCTTATGCGATGTTGGCTATGGTGGTGCAGAATGTGCAG AGAAGGTGTCTTTTCCCCTTCACAGCTGTGATTTGATGATAGATGGAGCGTGCTACACTGTCTCTTCAGAGGCGGACTCCTACTATGGAGCCCAGAGTCACTGTCAG AGTCTTGGGGGAATTCTGGCAGAAATCCACAGTCAGAAGGTTCAGGACATCTTGGCTTTTTATCTCAGTGAGCTCCAGGCGAGCAATGAAGTCACCCACGCTGACTCTGAAACTGGAAACTTCTGGATAG GTTTAACATACAAGTTTCCTAAAGACTCATTTCGCTGGGACTCAGGAGAATCGCTGCAGTTCAGCAGCTTTGCCTTCAGGCAGCCTGATAGCCAGGG TTTTGGGAACTGTGTAGAGCTGCATGCTGTTAGTGCATTCGACTGGAATGACCAGCGCTGCAAAACACAGAACCGATACATTTGTCAGCACGGTAAGATTCCTCCAGGGGAGACTGGATGA